From uncultured Desulfobacter sp.:
TTTGTTTGATACTTCATAACCTGGTCAAAATTGGCCAAAGTGAAAAATCGGATAATTGCATCCAAAACTACTGAAACCCAAATTCAAACAAGCGAAACTTAAGTTCAGATCTAATGAATGAATAGAAAATTAGCCTGGACCGAAGAAGCATGGAAGGATTATACCTATTGGCAAACACAAGACAAAAAGATACTGAAAAGAATAAAAAAACTGATTAATAGCACAATGAAGCAGCCATTTGAGGGGATAGGGAAACCTGAACCATTGAGAGAAACTTTATCTGGTTTTTGGTCCCGAAGAATTGATGATACAAATCGATTGGTTTACGCTGCCGATGATGATTATATCACAATCATTTTATGCATATATCATTATTAAACCATGGAATCGATCAAAACGTTGATCGTGCCCAGACAAATCCGAATCGTTGGGATTCCACACCGCGTTGATAAAACGCTTTTGGTTAGCCTTGGTAAGATATGAATAAAGACATTCTTCAAAGAATAATGGATACCCATATTGCGGGCTTATTTCCAGGTGCAACCGTTACCTCTGGCCCCGGAAATGACAAACAACGCAAATATGCTGTCTTTTCTAAAGGACAGACGCAAATCCGTATCAAAGAGACAGATGGGGAATCCTTCTTTATATCCAGGGTTCAACCCTTTACCAATCAAGAGCTTAAAATTATACACGACATAATTCAGATATCAGATGAATACTCTGAC
This genomic window contains:
- a CDS encoding Txe/YoeB family addiction module toxin, whose protein sequence is MNRKLAWTEEAWKDYTYWQTQDKKILKRIKKLINSTMKQPFEGIGKPEPLRETLSGFWSRRIDDTNRLVYAADDDYITIILCIYHY